A region from the Desertibacillus haloalkaliphilus genome encodes:
- a CDS encoding PilZ domain-containing protein has product MKYNRQEAYRYEFKSPLSCEYYMLGSNEQKPYKGDIINLSQEGLKMSAGTELTDEQKISLSFTVFSKPITVEASIVWKKKYGDRWVYGIALDADDTLQTEITEEIKQFVKNNQ; this is encoded by the coding sequence ATGAAATACAACCGACAAGAAGCTTATCGCTATGAATTTAAATCCCCTCTATCTTGTGAGTATTATATGCTTGGATCAAATGAACAAAAGCCATATAAAGGCGACATTATAAATTTGAGTCAAGAAGGGTTGAAAATGTCTGCAGGTACTGAATTAACTGACGAACAAAAAATCAGCTTGTCTTTTACTGTGTTTTCAAAACCTATAACCGTTGAAGCAAGCATTGTTTGGAAAAAGAAGTATGGAGATCGCTGGGTATACGGCATTGCATTAGACGCTGATGATACATTACAAACGGAAATCACTGAAGAAATCAAGCAATTTGTGAAAAATAATCAATAA
- a CDS encoding GNAT family N-acetyltransferase, whose product MVVELTIREATIEDLPEIVAIYNATIPGRMVTADLEPVSVESRKEWFHQHTPNYRPLWVMETENKICGWLSLESFYGRPAYHATAEVSIYIKDSFTGKGIGSTFLEYAIEQAPTLGIKTILGFVFGHNRPSLQLFYRFGFEKWGELPNVAELDDVERDLVIIGKRIDT is encoded by the coding sequence ATGGTAGTGGAGCTAACTATTCGTGAAGCAACTATAGAAGATTTACCTGAAATCGTCGCTATTTATAATGCGACGATCCCAGGGAGAATGGTCACAGCAGACCTAGAACCGGTCTCAGTTGAAAGTAGAAAAGAATGGTTTCATCAACACACGCCTAATTATAGACCATTGTGGGTTATGGAAACGGAAAATAAAATATGTGGTTGGTTGAGCCTTGAATCGTTTTATGGAAGACCAGCGTATCATGCAACCGCAGAAGTAAGTATTTATATTAAAGACTCTTTTACGGGAAAAGGGATCGGATCAACATTTCTTGAATATGCAATTGAGCAAGCACCAACCCTGGGCATAAAAACCATTCTTGGGTTTGTGTTTGGACATAATCGGCCGAGCTTACAATTATTTTATCGTTTTGGATTTGAAAAATGGGGGGAATTACCTAACGTAGCTGAGCTAGATGATGTTGAGCGAGACTTAGTGATTATCGGTAAGCGGATTGATACATAG
- a CDS encoding aminopeptidase encodes MSQFQERFEKYAELAVNVGVNIQENQTLVVNAPIAAVDFVRTIAKKAYETGAKNVHVEWNDEHTSLIKYKHAPDEAFHEFPEWKAKGFETLAENGAAFMTIKSSNPDLFKEVDPERIAAANKAQGTAMETFRSYIQSDKVSWTVIATPSPEWAMKVFPNNSEEEAMNKLWDAIFQATRANLTEPVKAWEDHTRSLTEKVEYLNKKKYKKLHYKAPGTDLSIELPEDHLWAGAGSTNEKGTYFVANMPTEEVFTAPHKDGVNGVVSSSKPLNYAGNLIENFSLTFKDGEVVDFSAESGYETLKKLIETDEGSRRLGEIALVPHDSPISNANIIFYNTLFDENASNHLALGSAYAFNIEGGKTMTKEELNKSGLNTSLTHVDFMIGTADMDIDGELADGTTEPVFRKGNWAF; translated from the coding sequence ATGAGTCAATTTCAGGAAAGATTTGAAAAGTATGCTGAATTAGCTGTAAATGTTGGTGTAAACATTCAAGAGAACCAAACACTTGTTGTCAATGCGCCAATCGCTGCTGTAGATTTTGTTCGAACGATTGCCAAAAAAGCGTACGAAACCGGTGCGAAAAATGTACATGTTGAATGGAATGATGAGCATACAAGTTTAATTAAATATAAACACGCACCCGATGAAGCGTTTCATGAGTTTCCGGAATGGAAAGCAAAAGGGTTTGAAACGTTGGCCGAAAATGGAGCTGCGTTCATGACCATTAAATCATCAAACCCTGATTTATTTAAAGAGGTTGACCCTGAACGTATTGCAGCTGCCAACAAGGCACAGGGAACCGCGATGGAAACGTTTCGATCATACATTCAATCTGATAAAGTAAGTTGGACAGTGATCGCCACTCCTTCACCAGAATGGGCGATGAAAGTTTTCCCTAACAATAGTGAAGAAGAGGCCATGAATAAATTATGGGATGCAATCTTTCAAGCAACAAGAGCAAATCTTACTGAGCCAGTTAAGGCTTGGGAAGATCATACGAGATCCTTAACCGAGAAGGTCGAATACTTGAACAAGAAAAAATATAAAAAGCTCCATTACAAAGCCCCGGGAACTGATTTATCAATTGAACTGCCAGAAGATCACCTTTGGGCGGGTGCTGGTAGCACGAACGAGAAAGGGACGTATTTTGTTGCGAATATGCCAACAGAAGAGGTATTTACAGCTCCACATAAAGACGGTGTCAACGGCGTTGTAAGTAGTTCTAAACCGTTGAATTATGCTGGTAACCTAATTGAAAACTTTTCTCTTACTTTTAAAGATGGTGAAGTTGTCGATTTCAGTGCTGAATCGGGATATGAAACACTAAAAAAGTTAATTGAGACAGATGAAGGATCTCGTCGCTTAGGAGAAATTGCCCTAGTTCCACATGATTCACCGATATCAAATGCAAATATTATCTTCTATAACACGCTCTTCGATGAAAATGCTTCTAACCACCTAGCTCTTGGTAGTGCCTATGCCTTTAACATTGAAGGTGGGAAAACGATGACAAAAGAAGAGTTGAATAAAAGCGGCTTAAACACAAGCCTTACTCACGTTGATTTTATGATTGGTACAGCTGATATGGACATCGACGGCGAATTGGCTGATGGTACGACAGAGCCCGTCTTCCGTAAGGGAAATTGGGCGTTTTAA
- a CDS encoding PAS domain S-box protein, producing MNNDRKVNILLVDDRPENLLALEAVLVSPNYNLIKATSGEEALKFVLKYDCAVILLDVQMPGLNGFETAKLIKKRESSAHIPIIFITAISQANEHVYQGYSVGAVDYIFKPLNPDILKSKVEAFVKLQQYHEQVKQQSFLLQQHSQQLEKNNEQLLKTTSELRKAEALARVIGETSSDTVVTLDEHGEIIQVNPIVKEMFGYTIEELDGQSVRLLLPKLRPDIQQLIIDPVDEDLFSKAKTEAIELKAKRQDESLFPAEVRIGEADVEGQQIYVCFIKDITERKHMELKLQEQFNNLEQLVEEKTEELVITNKDLRHSQERFQKIVESSPNLIAIRSLEDGRFIDVNESWLHFTDYVKEEVANKTKNFLQIIAERDNDDKYTTSLDLEKCVRNAKIQYLTKHGQVREGLLSTEVVEIQNERCIISVITDITDRVHLEKELVRLDRLNLIGEMAAGIAHEIRNPMTTVLGFLQIAKSEDFSQPQEYVNLMIEELNRANAIIKEFLTLAKDKASDQKLKDLNVIVDTIYPLLQAEALLSNKTINLNLGDIPQVYLDEKEIRQLILNIALNGLEAMSEGGELEIETYTSGQSITLKIADQGQGIPQEFLEKIGTPFFTTKDEGTGLGLAVCYSIASRHEAEIELETSDEGTAFYIKFQNVAIQAVN from the coding sequence ATGAATAACGATCGTAAGGTTAATATTTTATTAGTAGATGATCGACCAGAAAATTTACTAGCTTTGGAGGCGGTACTCGTATCCCCGAACTACAATTTGATAAAAGCTACCTCAGGAGAAGAAGCGTTAAAATTTGTATTGAAGTATGATTGTGCCGTCATTTTATTGGATGTTCAAATGCCTGGTCTTAATGGTTTTGAAACGGCGAAGCTGATAAAAAAAAGAGAAAGCTCTGCCCATATACCGATTATTTTCATCACAGCGATTAGTCAGGCCAATGAACATGTTTATCAAGGGTACTCAGTCGGTGCTGTCGATTATATTTTTAAGCCATTGAATCCTGATATTTTAAAGTCAAAAGTCGAAGCATTTGTGAAGTTACAACAATACCATGAACAGGTAAAGCAGCAATCATTTTTGCTACAACAGCACTCACAACAGTTAGAAAAAAATAACGAACAACTTCTCAAAACGACATCTGAATTAAGAAAAGCTGAAGCTTTAGCACGAGTGATTGGTGAAACTTCTTCCGATACAGTCGTGACCCTTGATGAGCATGGTGAAATCATCCAAGTTAATCCGATTGTTAAGGAGATGTTTGGGTACACCATTGAGGAGCTTGACGGCCAGTCAGTGCGTCTATTGTTGCCAAAGTTAAGGCCTGACATTCAACAACTTATCATAGATCCAGTCGATGAGGATCTTTTTTCGAAAGCAAAAACAGAGGCAATTGAATTAAAAGCTAAGCGACAGGATGAAAGCTTATTTCCTGCAGAAGTGAGAATTGGTGAAGCAGATGTTGAAGGTCAACAAATCTATGTTTGTTTTATTAAGGACATTACCGAACGTAAGCATATGGAGTTGAAATTACAGGAGCAATTTAACAATCTAGAACAACTTGTTGAAGAAAAAACTGAGGAGCTTGTTATAACTAATAAAGACCTTCGTCATTCACAGGAGCGGTTCCAAAAAATTGTTGAATCAAGCCCTAACTTAATTGCCATACGATCTCTTGAAGACGGAAGGTTTATTGATGTTAATGAGAGTTGGTTGCATTTTACAGATTATGTAAAGGAAGAAGTCGCCAATAAAACGAAGAACTTTTTACAGATCATTGCAGAACGAGACAATGATGATAAGTATACGACAAGTTTGGATTTAGAAAAATGTGTTCGTAATGCTAAAATACAGTACCTCACGAAGCATGGGCAAGTCCGCGAAGGTCTGCTATCAACTGAGGTTGTTGAGATACAGAATGAACGTTGCATTATTAGTGTCATCACTGATATTACTGATCGTGTTCATTTAGAAAAAGAGCTCGTACGATTAGATCGCCTTAATTTAATTGGAGAAATGGCAGCGGGGATCGCTCACGAAATTCGAAACCCGATGACAACAGTTCTTGGTTTCTTGCAAATTGCAAAGAGTGAAGATTTTTCACAACCACAGGAGTATGTGAATTTGATGATTGAGGAATTGAACCGAGCAAATGCGATTATTAAAGAATTCCTCACGCTTGCCAAAGATAAGGCGAGTGACCAAAAGTTAAAAGATCTCAATGTGATTGTTGATACCATTTATCCATTGCTTCAAGCAGAGGCTTTGCTTAGCAATAAAACAATCAACCTCAATTTAGGTGACATTCCGCAAGTATATCTTGATGAAAAGGAAATTAGGCAATTGATATTAAATATTGCGTTAAATGGTTTAGAAGCGATGTCTGAAGGTGGAGAATTAGAGATTGAAACGTATACTAGTGGACAATCAATTACGCTAAAAATAGCCGATCAAGGGCAAGGAATCCCTCAGGAGTTTCTTGAGAAAATCGGAACTCCATTCTTTACAACAAAAGATGAAGGTACTGGGTTAGGGTTAGCGGTTTGTTATAGCATTGCTTCGAGACACGAAGCGGAAATTGAATTGGAAACGAGTGATGAAGGAACGGCCTTCTACATAAAGTTTCAAAACGTAGCGATCCAAGCTGTTAATTAA
- a CDS encoding PIG-L deacetylase family protein: protein MTNKQTVAWVLAHPDDETFGSACTIQEVIQSGFQAVLYVATQGEAGKTGRLGPMSKDELAAKRIKEMQQAANILDLSDLKQEQYPDSNLKTVDEDELIKSVTEFLNLHQPKIVVTFGEREPHPDHDAIHVATTKAVLSDKCPSVQKLYYFVGLTNTEVKPTIRFNGSAHWDTKIQALLAHESQAFSVERVFGDVNTLEKAPLEMKYENFVLAWEDGTHWPQKTETFLTDGLQSSN, encoded by the coding sequence ATGACCAATAAACAAACCGTTGCATGGGTGTTAGCACACCCAGATGATGAAACGTTTGGTAGTGCATGTACAATACAAGAAGTCATTCAATCTGGGTTTCAAGCGGTTTTATATGTAGCCACCCAAGGAGAAGCTGGGAAAACAGGGCGACTTGGACCCATGTCAAAAGATGAGCTTGCAGCTAAAAGAATAAAAGAAATGCAGCAAGCAGCAAATATCTTGGATCTATCTGACCTCAAACAGGAGCAATATCCAGATAGTAATTTAAAAACAGTAGACGAAGACGAGTTGATAAAAAGCGTCACCGAATTCCTTAATTTACACCAACCAAAGATTGTTGTAACCTTTGGAGAACGCGAGCCTCACCCCGATCATGATGCCATTCACGTCGCAACAACGAAGGCCGTATTAAGTGACAAGTGTCCATCTGTGCAAAAGTTATATTATTTTGTAGGCTTAACCAATACAGAGGTAAAACCAACGATCCGTTTTAATGGTTCTGCTCATTGGGACACAAAGATCCAAGCACTTCTTGCCCATGAATCACAAGCGTTCTCCGTCGAAAGAGTCTTTGGTGATGTCAATACTTTAGAAAAAGCACCATTGGAAATGAAATACGAAAACTTTGTTCTTGCGTGGGAAGATGGTACACACTGGCCGCAAAAAACAGAAACCTTTCTAACTGATGGTCTACAATCATCAAATTAA
- the msrA gene encoding peptide-methionine (S)-S-oxide reductase MsrA, producing MAQDSKEKYQKAIFAGGCFWCMVQPFDQQEGIINVVSGFSGGYTEYPTYEEVQTGTTGHYEVVEITFDPKRFPYEKLLDLYWAQIDPTDPGGQFHDRGDMYRTAIFYENEQQRILAEASKKKIEQEGRFQKPIVTDILPAKPFYPAEDVHQDFYKKNPEEYGEDRKKSGRDKFINQYWQKKM from the coding sequence ATGGCGCAGGACAGCAAGGAAAAGTATCAAAAAGCAATATTTGCTGGAGGTTGTTTTTGGTGTATGGTACAACCCTTTGATCAACAAGAGGGCATTATAAATGTCGTTTCGGGTTTTTCCGGTGGTTACACTGAATATCCAACCTATGAAGAAGTACAAACGGGGACAACAGGCCATTATGAGGTCGTTGAGATCACATTTGACCCGAAGCGTTTTCCGTATGAAAAATTGTTGGATTTATATTGGGCTCAGATTGATCCGACCGATCCAGGTGGTCAATTTCATGATCGTGGTGATATGTATCGTACGGCAATTTTTTATGAGAATGAGCAGCAGCGAATCTTAGCGGAGGCTTCAAAGAAAAAAATCGAGCAAGAGGGACGCTTTCAGAAACCGATTGTTACAGACATTTTACCAGCCAAACCATTTTATCCAGCAGAAGATGTTCATCAGGACTTTTATAAAAAGAATCCAGAAGAATACGGTGAGGATCGTAAAAAATCGGGTCGTGATAAATTTATAAATCAATATTGGCAGAAAAAAATGTAG
- a CDS encoding aldo/keto reductase, with protein sequence MKKNRLGSSELYVSEIGLGCMSFTSENEKNSIKMIEAAIEQGVNFLDTADLYEFGQNEELVAKSIKGKRDQVILATKVGNRPYGGGKEGWYWDPSKAYIKEAVKGSLKRLQTDYIDLYQLHGGTIDDPIEETIEAFEELKQEGLIRSYGISSLRPNVIREYVNHSSIDSVMMPYSIIDQRPEEEMLNFLHNNHVSVIARGPLSKGMLTEKWRNKLPNEEYLEYSPSELKELITYLESEVRHNIGLTQLGLRYALTHPAVATVIPGASRLEQLQDNLKAKDVANLTAEQLRSIKEHTKRNTYKLHR encoded by the coding sequence ATGAAAAAAAACCGATTGGGTAGTAGTGAATTATACGTCAGTGAGATTGGGTTAGGCTGTATGTCTTTTACAAGTGAAAATGAAAAGAACTCAATTAAAATGATTGAAGCAGCGATCGAGCAAGGTGTTAACTTTTTGGATACGGCTGATTTATATGAATTTGGTCAAAATGAAGAGCTGGTTGCGAAGTCAATCAAAGGTAAGCGAGATCAAGTAATTCTTGCTACAAAAGTGGGAAATCGTCCGTATGGAGGCGGGAAAGAAGGTTGGTATTGGGATCCTTCAAAAGCGTATATTAAGGAAGCTGTGAAGGGAAGTCTAAAACGTTTGCAGACAGACTATATTGACTTGTATCAATTGCACGGGGGTACAATTGATGATCCGATTGAAGAAACGATCGAAGCTTTTGAGGAATTAAAACAAGAAGGTTTGATTCGATCTTATGGAATCTCCTCACTTAGACCTAATGTTATACGAGAATATGTGAATCACTCTTCAATTGATAGTGTGATGATGCCTTATAGTATCATTGATCAACGTCCAGAGGAGGAGATGCTCAACTTCCTACACAATAATCATGTGAGTGTCATTGCAAGAGGACCTTTGAGTAAGGGGATGCTTACCGAAAAATGGAGAAATAAACTTCCGAACGAGGAGTACCTAGAATACTCCCCTTCTGAATTGAAGGAGTTAATAACATATCTTGAATCGGAGGTGAGACATAACATCGGTCTCACTCAACTTGGGCTGCGTTATGCCCTCACTCATCCGGCAGTTGCTACGGTCATTCCTGGTGCAAGCCGACTAGAGCAATTACAAGATAATTTAAAAGCAAAGGATGTAGCGAACTTAACGGCTGAACAACTTCGTTCAATTAAAGAACATACAAAACGAAACACGTACAAGCTGCATCGTTAA
- a CDS encoding Cof-type HAD-IIB family hydrolase — protein MVKCIAIDMDGTLVNSELTIAKENSEAIKEAQKKGIEVVIATGRSYPEAEYVLKDAGIRCPMICINGAEIRSVEGEIIHKESIPRPRFIDIKDSLSQQNIYFEVYTDRGTYTSDYDKALTVMTDIFLSAGEQKDYAQLLEGAKARFEEGIVTLVDHYDQLLTERDLHFYKVLAFSFDEQKVSAAKNTLYKFSDLAVSSSGKENIEITTLGAQKGEALTDFINKRQIAMEQTMAIGDNYNDLSMLTKVGHAVAMGNAPEEIKKKCDVVTEDHNNHGVAKAIFDVINA, from the coding sequence ATGGTAAAGTGTATTGCAATTGATATGGATGGTACATTGGTCAATAGTGAGTTGACGATTGCAAAGGAGAATTCAGAGGCGATTAAGGAAGCTCAAAAAAAAGGAATTGAGGTAGTGATCGCAACCGGAAGATCTTATCCTGAGGCTGAATATGTTTTAAAGGATGCTGGGATTAGGTGCCCAATGATCTGCATTAATGGCGCAGAAATTAGATCTGTAGAGGGAGAAATAATACATAAAGAGTCTATACCGCGACCACGTTTTATCGATATTAAGGATAGTTTGTCACAACAAAATATTTATTTTGAAGTCTATACGGATAGAGGAACCTATACAAGCGACTATGATAAGGCTTTAACGGTGATGACGGATATCTTTTTGAGTGCAGGCGAACAGAAAGATTATGCACAGTTGCTCGAAGGGGCAAAGGCACGCTTTGAGGAAGGAATTGTAACGTTAGTTGATCATTATGATCAACTTTTAACAGAGCGTGACCTACATTTTTATAAAGTACTAGCTTTTTCATTTGATGAACAGAAGGTGAGTGCTGCGAAAAATACCTTATACAAGTTTTCTGATCTTGCGGTAAGCTCTTCAGGGAAAGAAAATATAGAAATTACAACTTTAGGTGCCCAAAAAGGGGAAGCATTAACAGACTTTATTAACAAACGTCAGATTGCGATGGAACAAACCATGGCGATCGGTGATAATTACAATGACTTATCGATGCTAACTAAGGTTGGACATGCTGTTGCCATGGGGAATGCACCTGAAGAAATAAAAAAGAAGTGTGATGTGGTGACAGAAGACCATAACAATCACGGTGTGGCGAAAGCCATTTTCGATGTCATCAACGCATAG
- a CDS encoding response regulator: protein MKYQTKLIIGFASLLIIIMILGLSYYSTLQQQNKFLEEIVTEHYERVRLANLFQAETNTTGRLVRELLLKETNEITPAEYEVIEESRNQSLEAITELSQFNNNETHELVTGLQEIHSEYDAIVNTVLNLIREERQEEGTQLLIGDNIDLLRNLSDDFFELVNVEERAMYEVLDEASHMNSVAVNSMIALIVACFLIGIVVTFWVVRSISRNINHVSNVLTSAITRTDQQLPRAEVITKDEIGEIATAYNELANALEDHMEKENRLKETMKEDNWVKTKLTEITTANQGEQNLESFAKAFITKVTPIVGATYGVVYSKPEDEDVYYKLAAYADDELSSTSKSFRYGQGLVGQCAAESKEIELHSIPKNYVKISSGLGSAEPQHLLILPVEFEGDVLAVIELASFEAIQPLQRRFLQQLLGPISIMMNRIVGHMKIEKLLSESQALTEELQSQSEELQQQQEELKMFNEQLEEQYKNSEEKTKELERIKADLEEKNGQVELSSRYKSEFLANMSHELRTPLNSMLILSQMLTENQEGNLSKRQVEYAHTIYTSGKDLLDLINDILDLSKIESGKVDVYPEEVMLTDIQAFAKRQFNPVARQKGLDFTISTDEEAPKIIFTDDQRLKQILKNLLSNAFKFTEKGRIKLHFGKDNQRMETIQTDGSNVGMFTITVIDTGIGIPAEKQTAIFEAFRQADGTTSRNFGGTGLGLSICRELVHLLGGTIEVKSMVGEGSTFTVAIPESISSAEYVAAEEVAATVLEEEDTQAESTTENDASSGDDEEQDQDKDLLEEKQKCREILEDKQVLIVDDDMRNVFSLTTVFESQKMDVVFAENGKEAIEVLQKTPDIDIVLMDIMMPEMNGYEAMQEIRKIPEFQTLPIIALTAKAMKNDREKCIEAGASDYISKPVNLDQLFSLIRVWLYK from the coding sequence ATGAAATACCAAACGAAGTTAATTATTGGATTTGCTAGTTTGTTAATCATCATTATGATTCTAGGGTTAAGCTATTATTCTACCTTACAGCAACAAAATAAGTTTCTAGAAGAGATTGTAACCGAGCATTATGAACGTGTTCGTCTAGCGAATTTATTTCAAGCGGAAACAAACACGACGGGCCGGTTGGTACGTGAATTACTCTTAAAGGAAACAAACGAAATCACACCTGCAGAATATGAGGTCATTGAAGAATCAAGAAATCAGTCCCTAGAAGCAATAACTGAACTCAGCCAATTCAATAATAATGAGACACATGAGCTAGTAACTGGGTTACAAGAAATTCACTCAGAGTATGATGCAATTGTTAATACTGTACTTAATTTGATTAGGGAAGAACGACAAGAAGAGGGTACTCAGCTATTAATTGGTGACAACATCGACCTTCTGCGTAATTTAAGTGATGACTTTTTTGAATTAGTGAATGTTGAAGAACGAGCGATGTATGAGGTATTAGATGAAGCTAGTCATATGAATTCTGTTGCAGTTAATAGCATGATCGCATTAATTGTTGCCTGTTTTCTCATTGGTATTGTTGTGACGTTCTGGGTCGTACGAAGCATTAGTAGAAATATCAATCATGTTAGTAATGTCTTAACAAGTGCGATTACAAGGACCGATCAACAGCTACCAAGGGCAGAGGTTATTACCAAAGATGAAATCGGTGAAATTGCAACAGCCTATAACGAGCTCGCGAATGCACTAGAAGATCATATGGAGAAGGAAAATCGATTGAAGGAAACCATGAAGGAGGACAACTGGGTAAAAACAAAGTTAACCGAAATTACGACCGCAAACCAAGGGGAGCAAAACTTAGAATCGTTTGCAAAGGCATTTATCACTAAAGTTACGCCAATCGTTGGGGCAACGTATGGTGTTGTTTATAGTAAACCGGAGGATGAAGATGTTTATTACAAGCTTGCTGCATACGCAGATGATGAGCTGTCTAGCACCTCAAAGAGCTTCCGTTACGGACAAGGATTAGTCGGGCAATGCGCTGCCGAGAGCAAAGAGATTGAGTTGCACTCGATTCCGAAAAACTATGTCAAAATAAGTTCGGGACTAGGGAGTGCTGAGCCTCAACATTTGCTTATTTTGCCTGTTGAATTCGAAGGGGATGTTCTAGCAGTTATTGAATTAGCTTCATTTGAGGCTATTCAACCGTTGCAACGTAGGTTTTTACAACAGTTGCTTGGTCCAATTAGCATCATGATGAACCGAATTGTGGGCCATATGAAAATTGAAAAGCTTCTTTCTGAATCACAAGCATTAACCGAAGAACTGCAAAGCCAGTCTGAAGAACTTCAGCAACAGCAAGAAGAATTAAAAATGTTTAATGAGCAGTTAGAAGAACAATATAAAAATTCTGAAGAGAAAACAAAAGAGTTAGAAAGAATAAAAGCGGATCTTGAGGAAAAGAATGGACAAGTCGAGCTTAGCTCGCGTTATAAGTCCGAGTTTTTAGCCAACATGTCCCACGAATTAAGAACACCATTAAATAGTATGTTGATCCTTTCGCAAATGCTAACTGAAAATCAGGAAGGAAATCTTTCTAAGAGACAAGTGGAATATGCACATACGATTTATACGTCTGGAAAAGATCTCTTAGATTTAATTAATGATATTCTCGATTTGTCAAAGATTGAGTCAGGAAAAGTAGATGTCTATCCGGAAGAAGTCATGTTAACCGATATTCAGGCCTTTGCAAAAAGGCAGTTTAATCCGGTTGCTCGCCAAAAAGGTTTAGACTTTACGATTTCGACGGATGAAGAAGCACCGAAAATTATTTTCACTGATGATCAACGTTTAAAACAAATTTTGAAGAATTTGTTATCCAATGCGTTTAAGTTTACAGAAAAAGGGCGTATAAAACTTCATTTTGGAAAAGACAATCAGCGGATGGAAACGATTCAGACAGATGGGTCAAATGTAGGAATGTTTACAATTACTGTCATTGATACAGGGATCGGCATTCCAGCAGAAAAACAAACAGCGATCTTTGAAGCTTTTCGACAAGCGGATGGAACGACAAGCCGTAATTTTGGAGGAACAGGCTTAGGGCTTTCAATTTGTCGAGAACTTGTTCATTTGTTAGGTGGGACGATTGAAGTCAAAAGTATGGTTGGAGAGGGAAGTACGTTTACTGTGGCCATCCCAGAATCAATATCTTCAGCCGAGTATGTAGCAGCTGAAGAAGTTGCCGCAACTGTTTTAGAAGAAGAGGACACTCAAGCGGAAAGCACAACTGAGAACGATGCCTCATCTGGTGATGATGAAGAACAGGACCAGGACAAGGATCTACTTGAAGAAAAGCAGAAGTGCCGTGAAATATTAGAAGATAAGCAAGTATTAATCGTCGATGATGATATGAGAAATGTGTTCTCATTAACGACAGTATTTGAATCTCAAAAAATGGATGTTGTTTTTGCTGAAAACGGTAAAGAGGCGATTGAGGTGTTACAAAAAACTCCTGATATAGATATTGTCTTAATGGATATTATGATGCCTGAAATGAATGGTTATGAAGCGATGCAAGAGATACGAAAAATTCCTGAATTCCAAACACTTCCGATTATTGCGCTCACAGCAAAGGCAATGAAAAATGATCGTGAAAAATGTATTGAAGCTGGTGCTTCGGATTATATCAGTAAGCCAGTTAACCTAGATCAGCTCTTTTCATTAATTCGAGTTTGGCTTTATAAATAG
- a CDS encoding CheR family methyltransferase: MNQLVDEDLEKIEIELLLEGIYRHYGFDFRNYAYSSIKRRIHHRLQAEKLSSISELQGAVLHNYALMERLLDDFSINVTEMFRDPGFFKSFRLNVVPILKKYPFIRIWHAGCSSGEEVYSMAILLYEEGLFEKTIIYTTDINEKILAKAKKGEFPLHLMKKYTQNYHQAGGKTAFSEYYTATSERVVFHPFLKKNIVFAHHNLATDHSFNEFHVIICRNVMIYFNQTLQNRVFHLFHDSLSSSGFLGLGNKETLQYTNYADKYEEIDGDEKIYRKIKKC; encoded by the coding sequence GTGAATCAATTGGTGGATGAGGACTTAGAAAAAATTGAAATTGAGTTGTTGCTTGAAGGGATATACCGGCATTACGGCTTTGATTTTCGCAATTATGCTTATTCTTCGATCAAGCGAAGAATCCATCATCGTCTTCAGGCTGAGAAACTATCGAGTATTTCAGAACTTCAGGGGGCTGTTCTCCATAATTATGCGCTTATGGAGAGATTACTAGATGATTTCTCTATTAATGTAACAGAAATGTTTCGTGACCCTGGATTTTTTAAATCATTCCGCCTAAACGTTGTTCCGATCTTGAAGAAATACCCATTCATAAGGATTTGGCATGCTGGATGTTCATCGGGTGAGGAAGTTTATTCGATGGCTATTCTGTTATATGAGGAAGGGCTGTTTGAGAAAACAATCATATACACGACCGATATTAATGAAAAAATACTCGCCAAGGCAAAGAAAGGCGAATTTCCATTGCATTTAATGAAAAAGTATACTCAAAATTATCATCAAGCAGGGGGGAAAACGGCATTCTCAGAGTATTATACGGCAACCTCTGAACGAGTCGTTTTCCATCCTTTCCTAAAAAAGAACATTGTTTTTGCTCATCATAATTTAGCGACAGATCATTCGTTTAACGAATTTCACGTTATTATTTGTAGAAATGTCATGATTTATTTTAACCAAACGCTTCAAAATCGAGTTTTTCATTTGTTTCATGATAGCTTGAGTTCATCAGGATTTTTAGGGTTAGGAAACAAAGAAACGTTACAGTATACAAACTATGCTGATAAATATGAGGAAATTGATGGTGACGAAAAAATATATCGAAAAATCAAGAAGTGTTGA